A segment of the Symmachiella macrocystis genome:
CAATCTCGAACACGACGCAATATACTTGCTGCTTGGAAACGTAATCCGGCTTGATAAATAGCGAGTAACTTCCGAAGACAGCTCGCGACGAGTCGTCATCTTTGAAAATATAGCCAACCCCATCGTACGATTCCCCGGATGGCCCTTTGGTGGCTTTACCTGGACCGCCGCGAACGTCAAGCACGGCCTTGGGCGCTAAAACTGTGCCATGGATCGCCATCTTGTTATTAGTCGACATGAACGTATCACCGCTCACCTCGGGACGATTCATAAACCGCCCCCCCCACAGCTGCGAAACTCCATCTCCAACGGACACCCGATCATAGACAACAATGAACTCACGGCCATCCACTGGTTTCAGGTGCGCCACCGTCCGTTTGTTTTTCTTGACATCCAACTTGGATTTCTTACCATCATAGGCGAAACGCGATGCATCAACGGTGAAGACATGATAGTTTTCCTCGCCGTGATCCTCCGTAGGCAATACGCCCCAGTATCCCGATTGAGTGGCTACCTTGTACGGGTTACTAGCCCGGCGAACCCTCTCGTCTCGAGATAGATGTCTCCCTCCCCAATACGTGCTGGACTCCTGAATATGAGTCGGACTGTTATCGGTCGGCCAGAGCCAAATGCCGGAACCGAACACAACGCTCTTCGACCCTTTTTTGGCTTGACCGGAGATCAGCAGTTTTTCTTTGTCCGATGTGATTGACAACAATCCCGCGGCTGGCTCATATCGGTTCGTATCAACCGACCTTGTCGTCAGTTCGACACGCGTGTCATTTTCAGACCAGCCAGTTTGAGAATACCAACGATCAGCCCCCCGCAGAAACGCAGATGTAGGAAGACCTATTTCCTCCGGCGATTTGGGCACGACCGTCTTGTCGCCAAGTATCAATGTTACCAATTCGTTATATTGCCCCTCTCCGTATTTCTGGCTAAGCCAAGCTGCCAGGCTAGCCATTTCTGGATCGATCTCTTTGTAAATACCTGTCAATTGTCTCAAAACCTGCATTCCACTGGCGCTACCAATGCTTTGCTCAACATCAAGGTCGTATACTAGCCAATGGGGGAGTTTGCGATAAAAGTTGTCGCGACTGAAAAGTTCATCGCCGGTTGCCGATTCCCAGGCGGACATCAACATCGAAGCAGTGCTAAAAAACATTTCATTGTAACCGGATAGTGGCCCATGTGAATGGTTCCCCGCCTGGCTGCCGCCGCTATCGAGTGCCATCGAATTGTGCCCGTCGAGCAGCCCCCCACCTAACGGCTCATAGATCGGGTAGATTTTTTTGTCCCGCTTTCGCCCCAGCATCGCTTGAAAGACATTCTCGCACCACTCGTCGCGCACGCCATCTCCGTAAAATGCCAAAGCAATCACGCCACGCAATTGAAATCCAATAGCATGCTCACCTGGTTCATGCGGATTATTGTCATACGAATACCCACCGCCCATTTCTAGAACCACTTTGTCCTTGAATTCAGACTCTCCGGGAGCAGGGAATTCTAATCGATACTTTTCCATAATCCGCCGCATGGCAAATTCGCGCTCGGCCGGTGTGAACAGATCATGGCACCAATCGTAAACCAAGCACCAAAAAAAGCCGTCCGTGCCATCACCAGTATTCATACTGTCAGGCGTTTCAATTAACGCTTTCTTCGCCATCTCGCCAGCGACAGCATCGCCATAGACAGCATAAAATAATGCTTGTAGCGCGGGCTGCTTAACGATTGCCTTCATTTCATTACCATACAAGGCGAAGTTGTCGAGTTTTGCTTGTACTTCGGGTAAGGATTCCTTGGTAATCAACAGCCGCGGATGATCCGCGCGGACCTTGATTCCCTTTGGCGGGGGCGTGCGAAATGACCATTGGCGGCCGTTGATTTCTAATGGAATAATGCCATTGGGCGGCGCAACTGCCGACGATGAGGAGGCGGCTGTACCGGATTTGAATTGTCCGCCTTCGACAGTCGAATCAAACGCCAATTGAGGCAGAAATGCCTCACCTGCGACGAACGCAATTGCCGCCGTCGCAACGGCCACCACTGCAAATCCCGTGTACGATCTCTTCATTATTACTGCCCTGATTCAACTCGGTATGCAGCTAAAAATATCTATTACTTATGCAATGCAGAAAAAAATTTGGGTCGGTCAGCCACCTGTTGCAATCGATCAGCATCGCGAAAGTACTCCGCTATTGAGACCACGCCCAATGTCAACAGACTCGCGACGACGGTCCATTTCAGTACCGACAGGACGCGGCGAGCGATTCGATAGGGTGATGCGGAATGGGCTGTACTCACGTTCAAGGACACCCTTATTTTTCGGCCGAATCTATGGCAACACAAAGCCCCCAAGCACTTGCATCTCGCCCTAGTCAACCAATAGGTCGATGCATAGCTTTGTGCTATTGTACCATACAGTCGAAAGCTAAAACGACCTTGTTTTTCTTGTCGCCGTTGCGATTTTCCCACAGAGAACGGCTTCCTGTGCCCAGATGCGATCAAGACCTTAGTCGACCGACTTGGTAACCGGAATAAACGGCATTGTCTGAATACGCAGCCATCCGCTGAAGCCGACTTCCCTGTGGGCGGACGGAGAACGTTTAGCGGCGCAAGTAAGAACACACCGCAACTGGTGCTGCTGCGCATGGAAAGTGGTTCGCAATCCGAAGTCGTTACCTGCTGCGCCTTTTCTAGGCGCGAGTGGTCAGAACTTCAATCATTGAATCTGTGGGCACTCTCACCGCAACCGCCGGTCAACTTTTCCTCCGAGTGTTCGTAGTCGTCTTCGAAGTCGACCTCGCTCACCGGTGCGATGGAACTCCCGACCGCTGGATCGTTCACCGATGATGTATTGATTGCGCCTACTGAAATTCCCGTCACCGCCATGATCGCCGCGATCATTCCAAACAATTTCATAATCACATCTCCTTGATTCCAAGCACTGGTCTAAAGAAGACTCACCGGTTCAAATCCCGGCGAACATCGGAAAGCATCGCAGATTCGCCGGTGGAATGCAAAAATAATCTGGCTTAATTGGGCTGTAGAATCCCTGGTAAACATCGGCCGTGTTGTAGCTACAATAATTCAGGAATCGGCCCGCCGTCTCCCAAAATAGGAATGGGGCGATTACTGGCATCGTAGAAATGATGTTCGTCGTCGATACCCATCACTCTATACATCGTTGAGAGCAGGTTGCCAGGGGTGTACGGCTTGCTGATCGGATAGGCAGCGTTTGAGTCGGTCTTGCCAATCATCTGTCCAACTTTTAAACCGCCACCGGATAGCAACATCGACATCGCCCCCGGCCAGTGATCGCGGCCAGCATCTTTGTTCACCCGCGGTGTGCGGCCGAACTCGCCGAAGACCATCACCAACACTTGCTTGTCCAACCCCCGCTCATAGATGTCGTCGACCAGTGCGGCAATCGCCCGGTCGTAGCGCGGAAGCGTCTCTTTTTTCAGCCTTGCGAAGTTGTTTGCGTGCGTATCCCAACCACCGCCGGACAGGCAGGTCACATATGACACGCCTGCTTCCACCAACCGCCGCGCTAGTAGGCAATTCTGCCCGATGAACGTGTGCCCGTATTTGGCGCGCAGCTTGGGATCTTCGCTATGAATATCAAACGCCTTGGCGGCTTTGTCACTAGTGATCATACCAACGGCATCACGATAAAACGCATCCATCCCCTGCAAGTCGCCATGCAGATCGACGTCGCGCCGCATCGTATCGAGGCCCGCGAGTAGTTGTCGACGATTCCCCAGTCGATTGAGCGTCATGCCCGTCACGGGTTGGAGATTCTTGACTTGGAAATCCTTAGCCACGGGATCTTTTTCAGTTGTGAATGGATTGTAGGCGGCGCCCAAATACGCCGCATTGCCGAACGAAACCTTCCGCGGTACCGCCATATAGGCGGGCAGGCCTGGCTGATTGGCGCCGCGCATTTTGGCAACGATCGATCCACAGGCTGGGAAGATATTATCGTTCGTAACACGGCCGGGATTGTGGCCGGTTAGGATCCATTGCGAGGCGATTCCATGCGCCGGAGTCGAATGAGCGACCGAACGCACGATGGCGAATTTGTCCATCACGCGGGCTTGGAGCGGCAGTTGATCGCTGATGCGACAACCGGCGACGTTCGTGGAGATCTCTTGAAATTCACCCCGAATCTCGGCCGGCGCGTGCGGCTTCATGTCGTACATGTCGATATGACTGGGGCCGCCGCCGCAGAAGATTTGGATCACGGCAGTCTGCTGCACGTTTTTTCCGGCGCGGGTCGCCTCGGCTTTGCGGCGCAACAGGTCCGGCAGGGTCAATCCACCCGCCGCCAACATGCCCACTTTCAGCACATCACGGCGAGAGACCCGGTCGCAGTTGCGAAACGTACATCCCCGAATATCGAACATCTCCCCCCCTAGACTAGGCAGGCTGTCGAAGAAATGGCACTCCCTCGGAGTGATTGGGCGATTTAGCCGCAGTACCAATGAGGGCGTACTCAGGTCTCAACCGTCAACGCAAATAGCATACCACGTATGCACGCCACGGAACAACAGTTGATTGCCAACGCAGGATCCCCGTTACTTCCCAACGTGATTATTCTTGGTTGTAACATTCAGCCAACTGGTGACGAGAATCCACGCAAAAAACAGTATCAGCACCACGCAGAACCCCAGCGAAAGCCAACTTTTGGTGACGATGGCCTGATAGGTATGAATGGCCAATCGCAGCAGCGGAATACCGATCACGACCAGACACAAGACGCCGATCACCAGCCATTGCCCTAGAAACCGTAAAAGTGCCATCGTTCGCCCATCCTGTTTTGTGTTTGTGCGTAGAAAGTGCGTCTCCACCTAATTTTCACAAGCGCAAAAACGGACGCTTTGTTACAGGAATCGCTGACGAATTTGCTAGTTGAGCCTCAGCGGGTTTGGTATGCTCAACTCTCCAAGCCTTTCTGATTACAAACCCTAATTTTTTCCAGACGGACCGCCATGTTTCGCATCGCATTTTTTTCCTGCCTGTTGCTGCTTGGGGCCGATTGTGCTGCGGCGGCGGACCAGGTCACGCCGCTCCCCCAAGCGCATGCCCACAACGATTATCATCACGACGTCCCGTTGGGGGATGCACTCAAGCATGGATTTTGCAGCGTCGAGGCAGATGTGTTTCTCGTGGACGGCGAGTTGCTTGTCGGGCATTCCCGCGATGAACTCAAAGCGGAGCGGACGTTGGAAAAGTTGTATCTTACACCGCTCAAAGAACGCATCAAAAACAACGGCGGCCGGGTTTATCGCGACGGGCCGGAATTCACATTGCTGATCGACTTCAAAAACGACGGCAAACGCACCTACGCCGCTTTGCGGAACCTGCTCAAGAAATACGCGCCGATGTTAACGTCCATCACCGACGATCAGATTCAGCGTGGAGCGGTGACGATTGTGATCAGCGGCGATCGCCCACAGAAAGTGATCGCCGCCGACAAGATGCGACACGCGGGAATCGACGGACGGTTATCCGATTTGGATTCCAAAGCACCGGCACATTTGATGCCGATGATCAGCGACCGCTGGGGCGCGCACTTTCGTTGGCAAGGTAAAGGGGACATCCCCGCAGCGGAGAAACAAAAGTTCGACACGATCGTAAAAAAAGCGCACACCGCCGGTCGAACGGTCCGGTTTTGGGCGACCCCCGAAAACCCGCAAGTCTGGCAACTGCTATTCGACGCCGGCGTCGATCACATCAACACCGACGATCTCGCCGGCCTACAAACCTTCTTGCTCAAACAACCTGAACAAAAATAGTGTGTAGCGACGCGCCTTTCTGGGTAGAACGTTGAAGATTCAGTTCGCAGGTTTTAGCCACAGTACCAAACCACATCACGGTGCTTTCGCTTCCGGGAAAAACGGAAACAGCTTGCGTAATTCCTCCGGTGTCGGTTGATGGCCGTATTCGCAGATTTCGAAGGCTTCGGCATATTCCAAAGGTGTCGCACGCTGCCCGTACCATTTGTCTAATTCAGCTGTATAAGCCTTGGCTGTTTTTCGGTCGCGGGCTTCGAAAGCGTCCTGGACTTTGCGGCGACGTTTTTGGCGTTGCTCCTCTCCGCCAGCGATCAAATCGGCCGATCCGAGTGCGCCCCCTTCGACGAATTGCGACTCCATGTCGACCAATGCTTGCACCTTGCGGTTCATGACCGAATCGATGCCGACCGCTATGTCCGCCTGAAACGGATACGGTTTTTTGAAACGATCTGGGTAGTATAAAAACACCGGGTTCTTTGCCAATGGTTCCGCATCGGGACAGAAAAACGGGACCGCCACCATATAGGCCGCGTCTTGGACGAGCACCCCGGTGTAGCGATGGTCCGGGTGATAGTCGTTCGTCCGCGGGCCCATCACGATGTCCGCTTTCCAATCGCGAATCAGCCGCGTCACCTTGCGGCGATTTTCCAAGGTGGGCATCAGTTCGCCGTCGTGAATATCGAGCACTTCGGTCGTGATCCCCAACAGATCGGCCGCGTGTTGCACTTCGGCATTGCGTCGCTGTGCTAAGGGGCCTCCTGCCATTTTCCAGTGGCCAATGTCGCCGTTGGTCAGCGCGACGAATTTGACATGATGCCCCTGTTGCGACCAAAGCGCCGCGACGCCGCCCGCTTTGATTTCACAATCATCGGGATGCGCGCCAAAGCAGATGATCCGCAACTTGCCATCCTCTGCGGGTACAGGCTTTGCATTCTGTTTGACGTTGTCCTTTACAGATTTTTGCGTCTCCTTTGCCGCTGCTGCATTTTCAGCAAATGCCTTCGGTGCATCGTTCCAGACACGACCACAGAGCAGCCCCAGGAAAAAAATGGTCAAGACAAATGTCATCGCGGAAGATTGCCGCATGTTGAGGTCTCCGTTGGTACTCATTGATCAAGTGCGCTGTGCTGCACGTAGTTTTTCAGCCACAGATTCGCACGGACGAAACACGGATAAAATGAATTGCTGCATGATCGGCCGTTTGCGACCGAATGCATTTCATTGTGGGAACCGTCGGCTGTTCGTGCAATGTAGCGGTCGGGGGAAAGGACGAATCCCGGGAATAAACCCCCGGGCATTCGACGGTTTAGAGTGGATCGGAAGTCGATTGCAACACCCGCGGCAGCAGGCCGCCTGAAAGGCAAAGCCCAAGAATTTCCAACCGCCGACTCCCGCGCGCCGGCGGTTTTTTCGCCTGATTGCATCGGGCGGAATCAGGATTTCCGCCGAGACTGACGGTGCGGAGCCCCACGATAAGCCCATTTCTGCCAAAGAGATGGGCCGTTTTTGCCTTTCGTCTGAACCTGCAACACGCTATAAACGTCAAAACGATACACGTTCGCAGGGCACCGTCCAAAATCGGCGTCCTGGTCCTCGGAGAGATGACGGAGTGGTCGAACGTGCCGGTCTCGAAAACCGGTGTGCCGCAAGGTACCGGGGGTTCGAATCCCCCTCTCTCCGCTTTTCCTATCTCCTTTGGCAACCCCACGATATGCTCCCCCACCCCGTTCCCAACGGGGTTTGCGATATCTTCAGCACACTGCACGAAGAACGGTCGCAAGCGGTCATCTTTGGATGTGGCATACAACTTCTGAACGGCTGATGCCGTGAAACCATGTCTTCCCAGCGGTTGCACGCAGCAATGTCGAACGCCCTCCTGGCCTGCCCCGGGGGACAGGTCTAAATCTTTCGAGCGATCGGAAGAGGTATTGTAGGGCGGCATGCATAGGGGGGGCCGACAACCCTTGGCTCATACAATTCCTCGACGGGGAAGCTTTGATCGCCTTCCATCCAAATTCGGTTATCTCATTGTTTCCTTGTCGGATGACCAAGCTCGATTGACAAGCAATCGGCACAAATACCTCGAAAGAAGACTTCTTCAATATGCCAATCTGTCAACGGATTTTCTTCCGCACAATGATGTTGCATATCCAGGCATTCGATACGCTCGCAAATCCGGCATAATATGTGGGGGTGAAACCGTTGCAGTGTGTTTGATGAAGGAATTTCATCGCGTAGCTCAAATCGCCAGATCCGATCCCCGACATCAAGGCGAGCTACGATCGCTGCATCGACGAGATCGGACAGCCCACGAAACACCGTCGATGCGTCAAACCCCAATGGTGACAATTGTTCGGTCACCTTTGCGTGAGTGATGGGTATGGTCTGTAGCGCGAGGCATTGCAGGACGTTGATTCGTGTAAAGGTCTTGCGTAAACCGACTCTCTTCAGCAGATCGCTTGCGTCTTCAACACTGATACGTTTTTTTTCAGCCGTCATGCCGGATCTCAGTATTAGGAATTCACAACGGGTGCGACCGGTGCTCTGGTGAATTTGTTCATTATCGGCAGCAGTTCCGATGAATTTCGAATGCAGCCCCCGCGCATGTCATGGCATGGTTCGCCTTAGAGCGGGAGCAAGGAGTGGCTCAGATTGGGAACCGCAAAGTTCAAGCAACGCTGATAGGTCCTTCGTCGGCACTTCGCTAAGGGCATCGACCATTTCGCGGATGCATTTTTTGAGCCAATGCGATCAATAGCAGATGCCGGGCTGAATTCTGAGTCTGTCCGTCGCTGCGGCACGAGAAACGCACCATCTTCTGCTGTGCTATCATGTCCCGGGTCACCGGCAAGTAGAAAGCGCTTCTCAGGTCTGTCGCTTCTTCCTTGTGATCGGCCGCCTGCTGATACAGTCCACTGACCTGGAGCACCTTGGCAGGAATAAACATAAAGCCGAGGATCAACATCGCACCGAGTTGGAGTGTTAAAACGAACGCAACAAAGGGAAATTCAAGTAAGGCTTGCCCAGCACTTTTGCAACGCGAGTGCTTAGACTTAGCCTTCTGCATGGTGCCTTCCTCTCTTGTGTTTATGCAATTGATATGCATGTAGTTTACGATGGGCGAGTCGACAACGCAATCCTCGCCACATTAAAGCGATAAAAATGCATGTACATACAGTATGCGTTAGCATTTCATTGCGAAAGGAGTGCAAGCGCTTCGGCGGAGACGGCGACTGGAATGAAATGCCTACTGATCGACACATTCCAGCAAATCGACCGGACCGAGAACACACGATATCGCCAAAGCCGCGCTCACGGTGAGCGCGGCTTTGAATCATTGACCCTGGGTGCGGCCCCGGAAGGCTTTAGCTCGTAATGTTTACCTGTCCATGATCGTCACAATGGTCGCCATGCGGGTGATGCAGGTGGCCATCAACGAGATAATCCACATGGTCGCCATGCGGAACCGCTTCGTGTCCGCAGCCGGCGCCATGAACGTGACCGCTCTCATGTCCGCTGCACTTGTGGTCTGGTGTGCAGTCCGCGGGATTGGCATCACTTACTTCCAGGACGTGTTCAACGACTTTGCCATCCTGTTGCTGGTGATGCAGGTGGCCATCATGCAGGTAGTCTGTGTGGCCGTCATGTTCTACAGCGGTATGCCCGCATCCGGCACCGTGTTGATGATCGTGGTTCTCATGTGAAGTTGCCATCAATTCTCCTTGATTTCTTTGCCATGAGGCGGTAACGCGACAATATGCTACGTGAACTGTCGCTGGTTAATCGTCCGGTTCCTGTGCATGGTCAATTGCATTGGAAACCAAGCGTAATACGTGGTTGTCTGTTAAGGAATAAAACAGGTGTTTGCCGTCACGGCGACTCCTCACCAACCGTTCGCTTTTGAGGAGTTTGAGTCGTTGAGAAATGGTGGTCATTTGCTCGTCCAACGAGATCGCAATTTCCGTGACGCACATTTCCTGCTTCGACAACATCGTGAGCACTTTCAGCCGTCCAGGATCGCCCAGTGCGCGAAATATCCCCGCCGCACGAGCGCACACAGCTTCATCGAGTGCAAGTTGAACACTCACCTGATGATCATTATCGTTACAGCTATCATTCATCACTTACACACTTCATCATTTGAACAAGTGTATGATAGTCCTGGATTTCGATTCGGTCAAGGTGAATTCCGGAAAAGCCGGTAAATCAGCAATGCGTCGCTGGGAAATGGCTGCTGTTACGTGCTGGAAACCACGAGGCGGACCGTATAAAAGGCCCCCATCCCGAGGATTAAAAACGCCCGCACGTGTGCCCATGGAATCCGAGAAGCTGCCGAGACGCGGTTTCCAAGGCGGTCACCGAATAGTTGCAGCAACAGCCCCACGAGCGTCAGAGAAGATGCGATACCAGCGGCGAACAACGCAATGATCATGTAGGCAGCCACCGGCGAGCCTGTAGATAAGCCGGTAAAATAGGCCGCAAGTGCCGAGGGACAGGGAAGTAAACCAACGGCCATTCCCAGCAGAGCGGTTGTCTTGTAGCTCGTTCGCGGTGCCGACTGCTCCTGTTTCAATGCTTTAGGGGATTCCGATCCCAACTGGACCAGACTCGATTCGGACGTACAGTCATGTTGATGGTCATCGGAATGATGGTGATGCCCACAGCATCGAACCTGTTTACCGCGATACGCTTGCCAGACGAGATAACAACCGACAGCGACGACCAGAATCGCGCTGATCCACGGCAGAATTGCTGAAATCTGATCCTCGTGATGATGGTCCCCAGTCACCACATGATGAGCAAGATGCACGGCAAATGCGATGGCAAACAGTGACATGGAATGCGAAAACGCTGTGGAAATCCCCATGACAAATGGATGCCAGGGACTGCGCCGCCCCCCCAGCAAGTACACAAACATCGCGGTTTTTCCGTGGCCCGGTTCCAGTGCGTGAAACGCCCCCAACAGGAAGGCCAGCCCAAGAGTCACGTCATGCGCATGATTGTGCATTGATGAATAGCCTCAATTACTGCGTCGAGATTAACTTCGAGATTAAGAGGTGGTCGAGATCGAGGGGGGAACCGAGAGCACGCCTGCAACATCCATTCCACCCTACTGGGGACCCAGACGCAAGCACTTTGCAGGACAATGCCATGCTTAATACGCGACAAAATCGCCTCGCGCTGAACAAATTCCTGCAATTTGTTTCAATTCGACAGAAATCCGCAGCAATGGCTACTGCACACACCATGCAACCACATAACACATGCTTGAAAGCCGGGAGGAGTCGCCATTTGGTTCACGAGGAAGGGCTCAGTTTTAACAGTGAAGAAATTGCCGTTGTATGTGAGGGAATTCGCCAAAGCCGCAACGTGTTGACGGCCATCGGGGCGCTTCGCGGCGGAATTACGAAGGTGCGTCTTCATTGCATCCAGTGAATGGCGCTATCTACAATTGATCAGCAACTGGATAGTCAATGAAAAAGCAACGCATAGAACGCAAGGTCTTTAAGGACCCCCAATGAACAGAATGACACTTCGGTCGATCGTTGTTGGCGCAGTCCTCGTCACCAGCCTCGCGTGCCTTGCTGGCAACATCTGGGCGCAAGCGGAATCCGGGACGCTGGGAAAGACACAACAGCCAGCCGACCATCATGCCCACGACCATGGTCACGACCACGACCATCAGCATGAGCATTCCCATGATCATCA
Coding sequences within it:
- a CDS encoding ArsR/SmtB family transcription factor is translated as MSVQLALDEAVCARAAGIFRALGDPGRLKVLTMLSKQEMCVTEIAISLDEQMTTISQRLKLLKSERLVRSRRDGKHLFYSLTDNHVLRLVSNAIDHAQEPDD
- a CDS encoding DUF1501 domain-containing protein, with protein sequence MFDIRGCTFRNCDRVSRRDVLKVGMLAAGGLTLPDLLRRKAEATRAGKNVQQTAVIQIFCGGGPSHIDMYDMKPHAPAEIRGEFQEISTNVAGCRISDQLPLQARVMDKFAIVRSVAHSTPAHGIASQWILTGHNPGRVTNDNIFPACGSIVAKMRGANQPGLPAYMAVPRKVSFGNAAYLGAAYNPFTTEKDPVAKDFQVKNLQPVTGMTLNRLGNRRQLLAGLDTMRRDVDLHGDLQGMDAFYRDAVGMITSDKAAKAFDIHSEDPKLRAKYGHTFIGQNCLLARRLVEAGVSYVTCLSGGGWDTHANNFARLKKETLPRYDRAIAALVDDIYERGLDKQVLVMVFGEFGRTPRVNKDAGRDHWPGAMSMLLSGGGLKVGQMIGKTDSNAAYPISKPYTPGNLLSTMYRVMGIDDEHHFYDASNRPIPILGDGGPIPELL
- a CDS encoding PIG-L deacetylase family protein; translated protein: MRQSSAMTFVLTIFFLGLLCGRVWNDAPKAFAENAAAAKETQKSVKDNVKQNAKPVPAEDGKLRIICFGAHPDDCEIKAGGVAALWSQQGHHVKFVALTNGDIGHWKMAGGPLAQRRNAEVQHAADLLGITTEVLDIHDGELMPTLENRRKVTRLIRDWKADIVMGPRTNDYHPDHRYTGVLVQDAAYMVAVPFFCPDAEPLAKNPVFLYYPDRFKKPYPFQADIAVGIDSVMNRKVQALVDMESQFVEGGALGSADLIAGGEEQRQKRRRKVQDAFEARDRKTAKAYTAELDKWYGQRATPLEYAEAFEICEYGHQPTPEELRKLFPFFPEAKAP
- a CDS encoding phosphatidylinositol-specific phospholipase C/glycerophosphodiester phosphodiesterase family protein produces the protein MFRIAFFSCLLLLGADCAAAADQVTPLPQAHAHNDYHHDVPLGDALKHGFCSVEADVFLVDGELLVGHSRDELKAERTLEKLYLTPLKERIKNNGGRVYRDGPEFTLLIDFKNDGKRTYAALRNLLKKYAPMLTSITDDQIQRGAVTIVISGDRPQKVIAADKMRHAGIDGRLSDLDSKAPAHLMPMISDRWGAHFRWQGKGDIPAAEKQKFDTIVKKAHTAGRTVRFWATPENPQVWQLLFDAGVDHINTDDLAGLQTFLLKQPEQK
- a CDS encoding Fur family transcriptional regulator, which encodes MTAEKKRISVEDASDLLKRVGLRKTFTRINVLQCLALQTIPITHAKVTEQLSPLGFDASTVFRGLSDLVDAAIVARLDVGDRIWRFELRDEIPSSNTLQRFHPHILCRICERIECLDMQHHCAEENPLTDWHIEEVFFRGICADCLSIELGHPTRKQ
- a CDS encoding HoxN/HupN/NixA family nickel/cobalt transporter; translation: MHNHAHDVTLGLAFLLGAFHALEPGHGKTAMFVYLLGGRRSPWHPFVMGISTAFSHSMSLFAIAFAVHLAHHVVTGDHHHEDQISAILPWISAILVVAVGCYLVWQAYRGKQVRCCGHHHHSDDHQHDCTSESSLVQLGSESPKALKQEQSAPRTSYKTTALLGMAVGLLPCPSALAAYFTGLSTGSPVAAYMIIALFAAGIASSLTLVGLLLQLFGDRLGNRVSAASRIPWAHVRAFLILGMGAFYTVRLVVSST